From Salarias fasciatus chromosome 5, fSalaFa1.1, whole genome shotgun sequence, a single genomic window includes:
- the kbtbd12 gene encoding kelch repeat and BTB domain-containing protein 12, protein MDLTAKHGLVLLEQLRKMREIEHLTDVVLVAEGISFPCHRVILSAFSPYFRVMFTCGLRECNNREIFLRDTPADSLALLLNYMYCSDLPLTNANVQGISIAAFLLQMDDVFSRCQMHMMENMDASNCLGVYYFARDLGVEELADNAQRFLRQHFVQVCQNEEILELEAHQLGKLLASDDLNVTREETILDVVLRWVKHTTLMDGELRHRHLPELLRKVRLPLINPDYLKEAMRRNTALLADAECLEMVNDALQITAMHPSAAPRKLKLRYGMETTDLLLCIGNDGGGIRSRYGNYAERSFCYAPSTGRSYYITSPRYGEALGYVCAGIVTEKNDIIVAGEASARRMARQKDMNVEIFRYKVEAQGSWERLTSAEYRDSYALGSLGDTLYLLGGQMRLKNQFLITNCVERWSLQGGPWRSAAPLPMPLAHHSVVQMKDRLYVIGGRTPQSYRTDDEPDRLSNRLLEYDPNTNKWTELGPMKYSKYRCSAVVLNGEIYVMGGIGCDGVDHGQSRHCLDAVEIYNPDGDYWRDGPSLPCSQLSLRTNASNAGVVAGKIYVCGYYKGADRHDDITKDILELDPWENRWTVVARRALMHDNYDVCLVANLNPRGLMSPPADLVKL, encoded by the exons atggATCTTACCGCCAAACATGGACTGGTGCTGCTTGAGCagctgaggaagatgagggAGATTGAGCATCTGACCGACGTGGTGTTGGTGGCTGAGGGCATCAGTTTTCCCTGCCACAGGGTCATCCTGTCAGCCTTCAGTCCATACTTCCGTGTCATGTTTACCTGTGGTTTGCGTGAGTGCAACAACAGAGAAATATTTCTGCGCGACACTCCTGCCGACAGCCTGGCCCTCCTCTTGAACTACATGTACTGTTCAGATCTTCCCCTCACTAATGCCAATGTGCAAGGCATTTCCattgctgcttttcttctgcagaTGGACGATGTGTTCAGTCGCTGTCAGATGCACATGATGGAAAACATGGATGCCTCCAATTGTCTTGGTGTGTATTACTTTGCTCGTGACCTTGGGGTAGAGGAGCTTGCTGACAACGCCCAGCGCTTCTTGAGGCAGCACTTTGTCCAAGTTTGCCAGAATGAAGAGATCTTGGAGCTCGAGGCCCATCAGCTTGGAAAACTCTTAGCATCCGATGATCTGAATGTCACACGAGAAGAAACCATTTTGGATGTGGTGCTTCGCTGGGTCAAACATACCACTCTGATGGATGGAGAACTCCGTCACCGTCATCTTCCAGAGCTCCTGAGGAAGGTTCGTCTTCCACTGATAAACCCGGACTACTTAAAAGAGGCAATGAGGAGAAACACGGCCCTGCTGGCTGACGCTGAATGCCTGGAGATGGTGAATGACGCCCTGCAGATCACAGCCATGCACCCCTCAGCTGCCCCGCGCAAGCTGAAGCTGCGGTATGGCATGGAGACCACGgatctgctgctctgcattGGCAACGACGGTGGTGGGATCAGGTCAAGATACGGCAACTACGCAGAGCGCAGCTTTTGCTACGCTCCATCCACAGGCCGTAGCTACTACATTACTTCACCTCGCTATGGAGAAGCTCTGGGATACGTGTGTGCTGGGATTGTGACAGAAAAGAATGACATTATAGTAGCAGGAGAGGCAAGTGCGCGCAGGATGGCAAGACAGAAAGACATGAACGTTGAGATCTTCAG ATACAAAGTGGAGGCCCAAGGAAGTTGGGAGCGCTTAACATCTGCAGAGTACCGTGATTCTTATGCTCTCGGATCACTGGGCGATACTCTTTACCTACTGGGTGGGCAGATGAGGCTGAAGAATCAATTTCTCATCACAAATTGTGTCGAGCGATGGTCTCTGCAGGGCGGACCGTGGAGGAGTGCTGCACCCCTTCCCATGCCTTTGGCCCACCACAGTGTGGTCCAAATGAAAGATCGCCTTTACGTGATAGGCGGACGAACCCCACAG TCATACCGGACGGATGATGAGCCCGACCGTCTTAGCAACCGCCTCCTGGAGTATGatccaaacacaaacaagtgGACAGAGCTCGGTCCAATGAAGTACTCAAAGTACCGCTGCAGTGCTGTGGTACTAAATGGGGAAATTTATGTCATGG GAGGTATTGGATGCGATGGTGTGGACCATGGGCAGTCACGCCACTGTCTGGACGCTGTAGAGATCTACAATCCAGATGGAGATTACTGGAGGGATGGCCCTTCACTCCCATGCTCTCAGCTCTCACTGCGCACTAATGCATCCAATGCAGGCGTGGTGGCAGGGAAGATTTATGTGTGTGGATATTATAAAGGGGCAG ATCGTCACGATGATATTACAAAAGACATTCTGGAGCTGGATCCATGGGAGAACCGGTGGACAGTGGTGGCTCGGCGTGCACTGATGCATGACAATTATGATGTCTGCTTAGTGGCGAATCTCAACCCCAGGGGGCTGATGTCCCCACCTGCAGACTTAGTGAAACTGTGA
- the c5h1orf159 gene encoding uncharacterized protein C1orf159 homolog: protein MALSFLVVLAATLILIRPETPVTKALHQNSLECCSEKQRTNNTCSNDTHCEPGCFMRVLENSNTVCIFCDSAAVDLENITVCTYNYTVERKNHTTVTTVVPKIGGPGVAASLLLGTLLISLFLILSVASFFYLKRSNRLPGIFYRRNKAFIFQPSETAVMIPSSSVRKPRYVRRERPSAASTLHSATIPTTATTQVYNV, encoded by the exons ATGGCTCTGTCATTCCTTGTGGTCTTAGCTGCTACCTTGATTCTTATCAGACCCGAAACACCTGTCactaag GCCCTGCATCAGAACTCACTTGAGTGCTGCAGCGAGAAGCAGAGAACCAACAACACATGTTCAAATGACACCCACTGTGAACCAG GATGCTTCATGCGAGTCCTTGAGAACAGCAACACTGTCTGCATATTCTGTGACTCTGCAGCCGTAGATCTGGAGAACATCACAGTCTGCACCTACA ACTACACAGTGGAGCGTAAAAATCACACAACAGTGACCACTGTTGTTCCAAAAATAG GAGGCCCAGGTGTGGCAGCTTCTCTCCTCTTGGGAACACTGTTGATCAGCCTGTTCCTGATTCTTTCCGTTGCCTCCTTTTTCTACCTCAAACGCTCAAATCGGCTCCCAGGCATCTTCTACCGTCGCAACAAAG CCTTTATATTCCAGCCAAGCGAGACA GCTGTCATGATTCCCTCTTCATCAG TGAGGAAGCCGAGATATGTCAGAAGGGAGCGGCCCTCCGCTGCATCAACACTACACAGCGCCACCATTCCCACAACGGCCACTACTCAAGTTTATAACGTgtag